A region from the Triticum aestivum cultivar Chinese Spring chromosome 3D, IWGSC CS RefSeq v2.1, whole genome shotgun sequence genome encodes:
- the LOC123079919 gene encoding 5'-3' exoribonuclease 3 isoform X2: protein MNQQRSRRFRAAKDAADAAEEEEKLREEFEREGRKLPPKLQSQTCDSNVITPGTEFMAVLSVALQYYIHRRLNYDPGWKQIKVILSDANVPGEGEHKIMSYIRGNRNLPGFNPNTRHCLYGLDADLIMLALATHEVHFSILREVVFTPGQQDKCFLCGQVGHLAAKCEGKAKRKAGEFDEKGDEIVPKKPYQFLNIWTLREYLEYEFRMPNPAFETDIERIIDDFIFMCFFVGNDFLPHMPTLEIREGAINLLMAVYKKEFPNMGGYLTDACTPDLNRVEHFIQAVGSYEDKIFQKRARLHQRQAERIKRDKAQAKRGDDLDPHVRGDLIVPVARFQGSRLASGAVASPYEHNGRSTEKGSQAKKARVSSSDSSLSAAVVEAEISVEAQARENKEDLKSMLKVALRDKSDLFNSENPEEDKIKLGEPGWRERYYEDKFGARTPEQIEEIRRDVVLKYTEGLCWVMHYYYEGVCSWQWFYPYHYAPFASDLKGLGQLNITFELGSPFKPFDQLMGVFPAASSHALPVQYRQLMTDPSSPIIDFYPIDFEVDMNGKRFSWQGIAKLPFIDEARLLSEIKKVEHTLTPEEARRNSTMYNMLFVNGAHPISPYIYSLSSKFGHLPDNERNEIKEELNPKASGGMNGYISLCGGDPSPPVFRSPVDGLEDIMDNQVICSIYKLPDPHKHIARPPPGVTIPKKIVEAGDLKPPPVLWHEDNGRRPYDNNRRHCDNSSRQNPAGSIQGRQLGEAAHRLVANSLNVRGGGQYPPARPYQTIMNGMHYPNGMPPRMEQPAGRSGWHVPSDNLPNGQAPAYAQPSGHQYTRDNRGRQQPYARDGHSDSRGAGLHPSGYHQNSSNTYSSHTAPPSSGFGRYGQPPSYAGGYAGGVYQPAPYAGAQQWQQQQPHSSYSGGGAPAARPNSRPQQSQNRYSNLDRTSNRRPPGQGRY from the exons ATGAACCAGCAGCGCTCTAGACGATTCAGAGCTGCAAAAGATGCTGCTGATGCG gctgaagaagaagaaaaactgcgTGAAGAGTTTGAGAGGGAAGGAAGAAAGCTTCCTCCAAAACTGCAATCACAAACATGTGATTCTAATGTTATTACTCCCGGCACGGAGTTTATGGCTGTTCTATCAGTTGCTTTGCAGTACTACATCCACCGCAGATTGAATTATGATCCTGGATGGAAACAAATTAAA GTTATTCTTTCTGATGCCAATGTTCCTGGTGAAGGGGAGCATAAAATCATGTCCTACATTCGTGGCAATAGGAACCTTCCTGGATTTAACCCAAATACCCGACATTGCCTGTACGGCCTG GATGCAGATCTAATCATGTTAGCTCTAGCAACACACGAAGTGCACTTCTCCATACTGAGAGAG GTGGTTTTCACACCTGGACAGCAGGACAAATGCTTCTTGTGTGGTCAAGTTGGACATCTAGCAGCAAAGTGTGAAGGAAAGGCAAAACGGAAAGCTGGGGAGTTTGATGAGAAGGGTGATGAAATAGTACCAAAGAAACCTTACCAG TTCTTGAATATATGGACCCTACGAGAGTACCTAGAATACGAGTTCCGAATGCCAAATCCAGCTTTCGAGACTGATATTGAACGCATCATTGATGATTTCATCTTCATGTGCTTTTTTGTTGGCAATGATTTTCTTCCACACATGCCGACACTAGAGATTCGTGAG GGAGCTATTAATTTGTTAATGGCTGTATACAAGAAGGAATTTCCTAATATGGGTGGCTATTTAACTGATGCTTGCACG CCTGATCTGAATAGAGTCGAACACTTCATTCAAGCAGTTGGTTCATACGAGGataaaatatttcagaaaagaGCTCGTTTGCACCAG CGTCAAGCTGAAAGAATAAAACGTGATAAAGCCCAAGCAAAGCGAGGTGATGATCTGGATCCCCATGTAAGGGGTGATCTTATTGTACCTGTTGCACGCTTCCAAGGATCTCGCCTTGCCTCTGGGGCTGTGGCTTCACCATATGAACATAATGGACGTAGCACGGAAAAGGGCAGTCAAGCTAAGAAAGCACGTGTATCATCTTCAGATTCCAGCCTTTCTGCTGCTGTTGTTGAAGCTGAAATTAGCGTTGAAGCACAG GCACGTGAAAACAAAGAAGACCTGAAGTCAATGCTTAAAGTTGCACTTCGTGATAAATCAGATCTTTTTAATtctgaaaatcctgaggaggacaAG ATAAAGCTTGGAGAACCAGGATGGAGAGAAAGGTATTATGAAGACAAGTTTGGGGCAAGAACACCTGAGCAAATTGAAGAAATACGTAGAGATGTT GTTCTCAAATATACTGAAGGTTTGTGTTGGGTAATGCACTACTATTATGAAGGTGTCTGCTCATGGCAATG GTTTTACCCTTATCACTATGCCCCTTTTGCTTCGGATTTAAAAGGTTTAGGCCAGCTTAATATAACTTTTGAACTTGGGTCACCATTCAAACCTTTCGATCAGCTTATGGGAGTTTTCCCAGCGGCGAG CTCACATGCACTCCCTGTACAGTATCGGCAATTGATGACCGATCCTAGTTCGCCCATAATTGACTTTTATCCGATTG ATTTCGAAGTAGATATGAATGGAAAGAGGTTTTCTTGGCAG GGGATAGCTAAACTGCCCTTCATTGATGAAGCTAGGTTGCTGTCTGAGATTAAAAAAGTCGAGCATACTTTGACG CCTGAAGAAGCAAGGCGAAACAGTACAATGTACAATATGCTTTTTGTGAATGGCGCACACCCAATTTCGCCTTATATCTACTCTCTCAGCAGCAAATTCGGACATCTGCCTGATAACGAGCGAAATGAAATTAAAGAGGAACTCAATCCTAAAGCTAG TGGAGGAATGAATGGTTACATCTCACTTTGTGGTGGGGATCCAAGTCCGCCTGTCTTTAGATCTCCTGTGGATGGACTGGAGGATATTATGGACAATCAAGTGAT ATGCTCAATTTACAAGCTTCCAGACCCTCATAAGCACATAGCACGTCCACCTCCTGGTGTTACCATACCCAAGAAG ATTGTTGAAGCTGGTGACCTGAAACCACCGCCTGTGCTGTGGCATGAAGACAATGGCAGGAGGCCTTATGACAATAACAGGAGGCATTGTGATAACAGCAGCAG GCAAAACCCTGCAGGATCGATACAGGGCCGCCAACTAGGGGAGGCTGCACACCGACTAGTTGCAAACAGCTTGAATGTTCGCGGTGGCGGACAATACCCCCCTGCTAGGCCATATCAAACTATAATGAATGGTATGCATTATCCAAACGGAATGCCACCAAGGATGGAGCAGCCTGCTGGACGTTCTGGTTGGCATGTTCCTAGTGATAATCTACCCAATGGTCAGGCACCAGCCTATGCGCAGCCATCAGGTCATCAGTATACAAGAGATAATCGTGGAAGGCAACAACCATATGCGAGAGACGGCCACAGCGATTCAAGAGGAGCAGGCCTGCATCCATCTGGATACCATCAGAATAGTAGCAACACGTATTCATCACATACTGCTCCTCCGTCATCGGGTTTTGGACGATATGGGCAACCCCCCTCGTATGCTGGGGGCTATGCTGGTGGGGTCTACCAGCCTGCACCATATGCAGGAGCCCAACAGTGGCAGCAGCAACAACCTCATAGTTCCTATTCTGGAGGTGGGGCGCCTGCTGCAAGACCTAATTCACGACCGCAGCAGTCACAGAACCGCTACAGCAATTTAGATAGGACTTCAAACAGGAGACCACCAGGTCAGGGCCGCTACTAG
- the LOC123079919 gene encoding 5'-3' exoribonuclease 3 isoform X1 has translation MGVPAFYRWLAEKYPMVVVDVVEEEPVEIEGVQVPVDTSKPNPNGLEFDNLYLDMNGIIHPCFHPEDRPSPTTFAEVFQCMFDYIDRLFIMVRPRKLLYMAIDGVAPRAKMNQQRSRRFRAAKDAADAAEEEEKLREEFEREGRKLPPKLQSQTCDSNVITPGTEFMAVLSVALQYYIHRRLNYDPGWKQIKVILSDANVPGEGEHKIMSYIRGNRNLPGFNPNTRHCLYGLDADLIMLALATHEVHFSILREVVFTPGQQDKCFLCGQVGHLAAKCEGKAKRKAGEFDEKGDEIVPKKPYQFLNIWTLREYLEYEFRMPNPAFETDIERIIDDFIFMCFFVGNDFLPHMPTLEIREGAINLLMAVYKKEFPNMGGYLTDACTPDLNRVEHFIQAVGSYEDKIFQKRARLHQRQAERIKRDKAQAKRGDDLDPHVRGDLIVPVARFQGSRLASGAVASPYEHNGRSTEKGSQAKKARVSSSDSSLSAAVVEAEISVEAQARENKEDLKSMLKVALRDKSDLFNSENPEEDKIKLGEPGWRERYYEDKFGARTPEQIEEIRRDVVLKYTEGLCWVMHYYYEGVCSWQWFYPYHYAPFASDLKGLGQLNITFELGSPFKPFDQLMGVFPAASSHALPVQYRQLMTDPSSPIIDFYPIDFEVDMNGKRFSWQGIAKLPFIDEARLLSEIKKVEHTLTPEEARRNSTMYNMLFVNGAHPISPYIYSLSSKFGHLPDNERNEIKEELNPKASGGMNGYISLCGGDPSPPVFRSPVDGLEDIMDNQVICSIYKLPDPHKHIARPPPGVTIPKKIVEAGDLKPPPVLWHEDNGRRPYDNNRRHCDNSSRQNPAGSIQGRQLGEAAHRLVANSLNVRGGGQYPPARPYQTIMNGMHYPNGMPPRMEQPAGRSGWHVPSDNLPNGQAPAYAQPSGHQYTRDNRGRQQPYARDGHSDSRGAGLHPSGYHQNSSNTYSSHTAPPSSGFGRYGQPPSYAGGYAGGVYQPAPYAGAQQWQQQQPHSSYSGGGAPAARPNSRPQQSQNRYSNLDRTSNRRPPGQGRY, from the exons atgggtgTCCCGGCGTTCTACCGCTGGCTGGCGGAGAAGTACCCGATGGTGGTGGTGGACGTGGTGGAGGAGGAGCCCGTGGAGATCGAGGGCGTCCAGGTCCCCGTCGACACCTCCAAGCCCAACCCCAACGGCCTCGAGTTCGACAACCTCTACCTCGACATGAACGGGATTATCCACCCCTGCTTCCACCCCGAGGACAGG CCCTCGCCGACAACATTCGCTGAGGTTTTCCAGTGCATGTTTGATTACATAGATAGGCTCTTTATCATGGTTCGCCCTCGGAAGCTTTTGTACATGGCCATTG ATGGTGTGGCTCCTCGTGCTAAGATGAACCAGCAGCGCTCTAGACGATTCAGAGCTGCAAAAGATGCTGCTGATGCG gctgaagaagaagaaaaactgcgTGAAGAGTTTGAGAGGGAAGGAAGAAAGCTTCCTCCAAAACTGCAATCACAAACATGTGATTCTAATGTTATTACTCCCGGCACGGAGTTTATGGCTGTTCTATCAGTTGCTTTGCAGTACTACATCCACCGCAGATTGAATTATGATCCTGGATGGAAACAAATTAAA GTTATTCTTTCTGATGCCAATGTTCCTGGTGAAGGGGAGCATAAAATCATGTCCTACATTCGTGGCAATAGGAACCTTCCTGGATTTAACCCAAATACCCGACATTGCCTGTACGGCCTG GATGCAGATCTAATCATGTTAGCTCTAGCAACACACGAAGTGCACTTCTCCATACTGAGAGAG GTGGTTTTCACACCTGGACAGCAGGACAAATGCTTCTTGTGTGGTCAAGTTGGACATCTAGCAGCAAAGTGTGAAGGAAAGGCAAAACGGAAAGCTGGGGAGTTTGATGAGAAGGGTGATGAAATAGTACCAAAGAAACCTTACCAG TTCTTGAATATATGGACCCTACGAGAGTACCTAGAATACGAGTTCCGAATGCCAAATCCAGCTTTCGAGACTGATATTGAACGCATCATTGATGATTTCATCTTCATGTGCTTTTTTGTTGGCAATGATTTTCTTCCACACATGCCGACACTAGAGATTCGTGAG GGAGCTATTAATTTGTTAATGGCTGTATACAAGAAGGAATTTCCTAATATGGGTGGCTATTTAACTGATGCTTGCACG CCTGATCTGAATAGAGTCGAACACTTCATTCAAGCAGTTGGTTCATACGAGGataaaatatttcagaaaagaGCTCGTTTGCACCAG CGTCAAGCTGAAAGAATAAAACGTGATAAAGCCCAAGCAAAGCGAGGTGATGATCTGGATCCCCATGTAAGGGGTGATCTTATTGTACCTGTTGCACGCTTCCAAGGATCTCGCCTTGCCTCTGGGGCTGTGGCTTCACCATATGAACATAATGGACGTAGCACGGAAAAGGGCAGTCAAGCTAAGAAAGCACGTGTATCATCTTCAGATTCCAGCCTTTCTGCTGCTGTTGTTGAAGCTGAAATTAGCGTTGAAGCACAG GCACGTGAAAACAAAGAAGACCTGAAGTCAATGCTTAAAGTTGCACTTCGTGATAAATCAGATCTTTTTAATtctgaaaatcctgaggaggacaAG ATAAAGCTTGGAGAACCAGGATGGAGAGAAAGGTATTATGAAGACAAGTTTGGGGCAAGAACACCTGAGCAAATTGAAGAAATACGTAGAGATGTT GTTCTCAAATATACTGAAGGTTTGTGTTGGGTAATGCACTACTATTATGAAGGTGTCTGCTCATGGCAATG GTTTTACCCTTATCACTATGCCCCTTTTGCTTCGGATTTAAAAGGTTTAGGCCAGCTTAATATAACTTTTGAACTTGGGTCACCATTCAAACCTTTCGATCAGCTTATGGGAGTTTTCCCAGCGGCGAG CTCACATGCACTCCCTGTACAGTATCGGCAATTGATGACCGATCCTAGTTCGCCCATAATTGACTTTTATCCGATTG ATTTCGAAGTAGATATGAATGGAAAGAGGTTTTCTTGGCAG GGGATAGCTAAACTGCCCTTCATTGATGAAGCTAGGTTGCTGTCTGAGATTAAAAAAGTCGAGCATACTTTGACG CCTGAAGAAGCAAGGCGAAACAGTACAATGTACAATATGCTTTTTGTGAATGGCGCACACCCAATTTCGCCTTATATCTACTCTCTCAGCAGCAAATTCGGACATCTGCCTGATAACGAGCGAAATGAAATTAAAGAGGAACTCAATCCTAAAGCTAG TGGAGGAATGAATGGTTACATCTCACTTTGTGGTGGGGATCCAAGTCCGCCTGTCTTTAGATCTCCTGTGGATGGACTGGAGGATATTATGGACAATCAAGTGAT ATGCTCAATTTACAAGCTTCCAGACCCTCATAAGCACATAGCACGTCCACCTCCTGGTGTTACCATACCCAAGAAG ATTGTTGAAGCTGGTGACCTGAAACCACCGCCTGTGCTGTGGCATGAAGACAATGGCAGGAGGCCTTATGACAATAACAGGAGGCATTGTGATAACAGCAGCAG GCAAAACCCTGCAGGATCGATACAGGGCCGCCAACTAGGGGAGGCTGCACACCGACTAGTTGCAAACAGCTTGAATGTTCGCGGTGGCGGACAATACCCCCCTGCTAGGCCATATCAAACTATAATGAATGGTATGCATTATCCAAACGGAATGCCACCAAGGATGGAGCAGCCTGCTGGACGTTCTGGTTGGCATGTTCCTAGTGATAATCTACCCAATGGTCAGGCACCAGCCTATGCGCAGCCATCAGGTCATCAGTATACAAGAGATAATCGTGGAAGGCAACAACCATATGCGAGAGACGGCCACAGCGATTCAAGAGGAGCAGGCCTGCATCCATCTGGATACCATCAGAATAGTAGCAACACGTATTCATCACATACTGCTCCTCCGTCATCGGGTTTTGGACGATATGGGCAACCCCCCTCGTATGCTGGGGGCTATGCTGGTGGGGTCTACCAGCCTGCACCATATGCAGGAGCCCAACAGTGGCAGCAGCAACAACCTCATAGTTCCTATTCTGGAGGTGGGGCGCCTGCTGCAAGACCTAATTCACGACCGCAGCAGTCACAGAACCGCTACAGCAATTTAGATAGGACTTCAAACAGGAGACCACCAGGTCAGGGCCGCTACTAG
- the LOC123079919 gene encoding 5'-3' exoribonuclease 3 isoform X3, with protein sequence MSYIRGNRNLPGFNPNTRHCLYGLDADLIMLALATHEVHFSILREVVFTPGQQDKCFLCGQVGHLAAKCEGKAKRKAGEFDEKGDEIVPKKPYQFLNIWTLREYLEYEFRMPNPAFETDIERIIDDFIFMCFFVGNDFLPHMPTLEIREGAINLLMAVYKKEFPNMGGYLTDACTPDLNRVEHFIQAVGSYEDKIFQKRARLHQRQAERIKRDKAQAKRGDDLDPHVRGDLIVPVARFQGSRLASGAVASPYEHNGRSTEKGSQAKKARVSSSDSSLSAAVVEAEISVEAQARENKEDLKSMLKVALRDKSDLFNSENPEEDKIKLGEPGWRERYYEDKFGARTPEQIEEIRRDVVLKYTEGLCWVMHYYYEGVCSWQWFYPYHYAPFASDLKGLGQLNITFELGSPFKPFDQLMGVFPAASSHALPVQYRQLMTDPSSPIIDFYPIDFEVDMNGKRFSWQGIAKLPFIDEARLLSEIKKVEHTLTPEEARRNSTMYNMLFVNGAHPISPYIYSLSSKFGHLPDNERNEIKEELNPKASGGMNGYISLCGGDPSPPVFRSPVDGLEDIMDNQVICSIYKLPDPHKHIARPPPGVTIPKKIVEAGDLKPPPVLWHEDNGRRPYDNNRRHCDNSSRQNPAGSIQGRQLGEAAHRLVANSLNVRGGGQYPPARPYQTIMNGMHYPNGMPPRMEQPAGRSGWHVPSDNLPNGQAPAYAQPSGHQYTRDNRGRQQPYARDGHSDSRGAGLHPSGYHQNSSNTYSSHTAPPSSGFGRYGQPPSYAGGYAGGVYQPAPYAGAQQWQQQQPHSSYSGGGAPAARPNSRPQQSQNRYSNLDRTSNRRPPGQGRY encoded by the exons ATGTCCTACATTCGTGGCAATAGGAACCTTCCTGGATTTAACCCAAATACCCGACATTGCCTGTACGGCCTG GATGCAGATCTAATCATGTTAGCTCTAGCAACACACGAAGTGCACTTCTCCATACTGAGAGAG GTGGTTTTCACACCTGGACAGCAGGACAAATGCTTCTTGTGTGGTCAAGTTGGACATCTAGCAGCAAAGTGTGAAGGAAAGGCAAAACGGAAAGCTGGGGAGTTTGATGAGAAGGGTGATGAAATAGTACCAAAGAAACCTTACCAG TTCTTGAATATATGGACCCTACGAGAGTACCTAGAATACGAGTTCCGAATGCCAAATCCAGCTTTCGAGACTGATATTGAACGCATCATTGATGATTTCATCTTCATGTGCTTTTTTGTTGGCAATGATTTTCTTCCACACATGCCGACACTAGAGATTCGTGAG GGAGCTATTAATTTGTTAATGGCTGTATACAAGAAGGAATTTCCTAATATGGGTGGCTATTTAACTGATGCTTGCACG CCTGATCTGAATAGAGTCGAACACTTCATTCAAGCAGTTGGTTCATACGAGGataaaatatttcagaaaagaGCTCGTTTGCACCAG CGTCAAGCTGAAAGAATAAAACGTGATAAAGCCCAAGCAAAGCGAGGTGATGATCTGGATCCCCATGTAAGGGGTGATCTTATTGTACCTGTTGCACGCTTCCAAGGATCTCGCCTTGCCTCTGGGGCTGTGGCTTCACCATATGAACATAATGGACGTAGCACGGAAAAGGGCAGTCAAGCTAAGAAAGCACGTGTATCATCTTCAGATTCCAGCCTTTCTGCTGCTGTTGTTGAAGCTGAAATTAGCGTTGAAGCACAG GCACGTGAAAACAAAGAAGACCTGAAGTCAATGCTTAAAGTTGCACTTCGTGATAAATCAGATCTTTTTAATtctgaaaatcctgaggaggacaAG ATAAAGCTTGGAGAACCAGGATGGAGAGAAAGGTATTATGAAGACAAGTTTGGGGCAAGAACACCTGAGCAAATTGAAGAAATACGTAGAGATGTT GTTCTCAAATATACTGAAGGTTTGTGTTGGGTAATGCACTACTATTATGAAGGTGTCTGCTCATGGCAATG GTTTTACCCTTATCACTATGCCCCTTTTGCTTCGGATTTAAAAGGTTTAGGCCAGCTTAATATAACTTTTGAACTTGGGTCACCATTCAAACCTTTCGATCAGCTTATGGGAGTTTTCCCAGCGGCGAG CTCACATGCACTCCCTGTACAGTATCGGCAATTGATGACCGATCCTAGTTCGCCCATAATTGACTTTTATCCGATTG ATTTCGAAGTAGATATGAATGGAAAGAGGTTTTCTTGGCAG GGGATAGCTAAACTGCCCTTCATTGATGAAGCTAGGTTGCTGTCTGAGATTAAAAAAGTCGAGCATACTTTGACG CCTGAAGAAGCAAGGCGAAACAGTACAATGTACAATATGCTTTTTGTGAATGGCGCACACCCAATTTCGCCTTATATCTACTCTCTCAGCAGCAAATTCGGACATCTGCCTGATAACGAGCGAAATGAAATTAAAGAGGAACTCAATCCTAAAGCTAG TGGAGGAATGAATGGTTACATCTCACTTTGTGGTGGGGATCCAAGTCCGCCTGTCTTTAGATCTCCTGTGGATGGACTGGAGGATATTATGGACAATCAAGTGAT ATGCTCAATTTACAAGCTTCCAGACCCTCATAAGCACATAGCACGTCCACCTCCTGGTGTTACCATACCCAAGAAG ATTGTTGAAGCTGGTGACCTGAAACCACCGCCTGTGCTGTGGCATGAAGACAATGGCAGGAGGCCTTATGACAATAACAGGAGGCATTGTGATAACAGCAGCAG GCAAAACCCTGCAGGATCGATACAGGGCCGCCAACTAGGGGAGGCTGCACACCGACTAGTTGCAAACAGCTTGAATGTTCGCGGTGGCGGACAATACCCCCCTGCTAGGCCATATCAAACTATAATGAATGGTATGCATTATCCAAACGGAATGCCACCAAGGATGGAGCAGCCTGCTGGACGTTCTGGTTGGCATGTTCCTAGTGATAATCTACCCAATGGTCAGGCACCAGCCTATGCGCAGCCATCAGGTCATCAGTATACAAGAGATAATCGTGGAAGGCAACAACCATATGCGAGAGACGGCCACAGCGATTCAAGAGGAGCAGGCCTGCATCCATCTGGATACCATCAGAATAGTAGCAACACGTATTCATCACATACTGCTCCTCCGTCATCGGGTTTTGGACGATATGGGCAACCCCCCTCGTATGCTGGGGGCTATGCTGGTGGGGTCTACCAGCCTGCACCATATGCAGGAGCCCAACAGTGGCAGCAGCAACAACCTCATAGTTCCTATTCTGGAGGTGGGGCGCCTGCTGCAAGACCTAATTCACGACCGCAGCAGTCACAGAACCGCTACAGCAATTTAGATAGGACTTCAAACAGGAGACCACCAGGTCAGGGCCGCTACTAG